A window of Exiguobacterium sp. FSL W8-0210 genomic DNA:
ATAAAGGTCAAATCCCTGGTGTTAAAAAAGCAAGCTGGTAATTCATTAAAGTTGTGAAAGGAGGTACATCGCATGGTTATGACAGATCCGATTGCAGATATGCTTACACGCATTCGTAATGCAAACATGGTTCGCCATGAGAAGTTGGAAATGCCAGCTTCTACAATCAAACGTGAAGTCGCTGAAATCCTCAAACGTGAAGGTTTCATCCGCGATGTTGAATATCTCGAGGACAGCAAACAAGGTACGCTCCGCGTATTCCTTAAATACGGCGCAAGCAACGAGCGCGTCATCACTGGACTCAAACGTATCTCGAAACCAGGTCTTCGCGTTTACGCGAAAGCTGATGAAATCCCGAAAGTACTCGGTGGTCTCGGAATCGCTATCGTTTCAACATCTAAAGGTGTAATGACTGACAAAGAAGCTCGCCAACAAAAAGTCGGCGGCGAAGTGATCGCATACATCTGGTAATACACGCATAAAAAGAACGGAGGTGTCTTAAATGTCACGTATTGGTAAAAAGCCAGTCGTCATCCCAGCAGGCGTTACAGTAACAGTTGAAAACAACACGGTTACGGTAAAAGGTCCTAAAGGGGAACTCTCACGCGAGTTCAGCCCAGCTATGGCGATTAACGTAGAAGGTAATGAATTGACTGTCACTCGTCCGAACGACGAGAAAGCAAACCGTACGATCCACGGAACGACTCGTGCGCTTATCGCGAACATGGTCGAAGGTGTAAGCAACGGTTTCGCTAAGACACTCGATATCCAAGGTGTTGGTTACCGTGCACAAAAGCAAGGTAACAAAATCGTACTCAACCT
This region includes:
- the rplF gene encoding 50S ribosomal protein L6 encodes the protein MSRIGKKPVVIPAGVTVTVENNTVTVKGPKGELSREFSPAMAINVEGNELTVTRPNDEKANRTIHGTTRALIANMVEGVSNGFAKTLDIQGVGYRAQKQGNKIVLNLGYSHPIEYTPEQGIEVEVPTNTQLIVRGISKERVGHVAALIRSYRQPEPYKGKGIRYSDEVVRRKEGKTGK
- the rpsH gene encoding 30S ribosomal protein S8, translated to MVMTDPIADMLTRIRNANMVRHEKLEMPASTIKREVAEILKREGFIRDVEYLEDSKQGTLRVFLKYGASNERVITGLKRISKPGLRVYAKADEIPKVLGGLGIAIVSTSKGVMTDKEARQQKVGGEVIAYIW